The following nucleotide sequence is from Salinispirillum sp. LH 10-3-1.
TTGAGCGTTTTCGTCGGCAGCTAACGCGCTCGCGTCGTCCATTCTCGCCTGTGCCTCTAAAGGAAGGCCTATCAGAAGAGGAAATAGCGCGCCTCGCAGCGAATCGTTACTTCCTTGATGGCGCCATGGTTGAAGCCAGTCTTATGCGGCATTACCCGTATGGAGAAGTATTTGCACATTCGCTGGGCTATGTAGGGCGCATCAATATTGAAGAACGGCGGGTGCTGAATGAATCACTTTACTCCGGAACGGAATACATTGGTAAGGCCGGTGTAGAACGTTTTTACGAATCCGCGTTGCTGGGTCAACCGGGTTCGCAAACCGTAGAGATCAACGCGCGTGGCCGTGTTTTGCAGGTCTTGGAACGGACGCTACCCACACCGGGTGCCGATATTCAGCTCTATCTGGATATTGAGTTGCAGCAGGTAGCATTTGAAGCCTTTGAGGGCCGCCGCGGCGCGGCGGTTGCAATAGATGTTAAAACGGGCGGTATCATCGCCATGGTGAGCAGTCCGAGTTTTGACGCCAATTCCTTTGTGCGCGGGTTCAGTACGGCGGATTACGCTGTGTTGCGCGACAGCTACGATAAACCCTTTCTGGATCGTGCCACGCGTGGTCAGTATGCACCTGCCTCGACCATCAAGCCTTTTCTAGGTCTCGCGGGGCTGCAAGCAGGCACCACTACGTGGGACGCCACAATCAATGATCCGGGCTGGTTCCGCCTACCCAACGATGACCGGCTCTACTACGACTGGACGTGGCGTACCCGTCGTGATGGGCATGGTACCCGTGTCGGCATGGTGCAGGCGATAGAGGAAAGCAGTAACACTTATTTCTATGACCTCGCCTTTCGCACCCAATTAGAAGCCTTGCATGAAACGCTGGACGCTTTTGGCTTTGGTCGCAATACCGCAGCCGATGTACACAACCCGGCGCGTGGTCTTAACCCTTCGCGTGATTGGAAACGGCAGCGTCACGGCATGCCATGGTTCGCCGGAGATACAGTCAACTTGGGCATTGGACAAGGTTTTCTGCTAACTACCCCACTGCAGATGAGTATTGCTACTGCAGTAATTGCACGGGAAGGGGAGTGGTTTGTGCCACGATTGCTGAAGGACAGCTCAGACCCCGAATTACTGGCCGCGCTGCCGGAAGTGCAAGCGCATATTGAGCTGGATGATCCGTCACACTGGGGCAGAATGGCGAGCGCAATGCGACGTGTGGTGCATGGCCCTCGAGGAACTGCGCGGCGCTTGGCGGTGGGTATTGATTATGAAATTGCCGGAAAAACGGGCACGGCGCAGGTCTTCAGTATCGAAGACTTTGAAGAGTTTGATTCCGAACAAACAGCGGA
It contains:
- the mrdA gene encoding penicillin-binding protein 2; protein product: MTRHHFKDHAREQVLVFRRMLVAFSFIVVLSGILAGRLFYLQIVKHDVHVARSNNNRIALQALPPNRGLIYDSRGRLLAENLPNHRLSIVRERVTDLDATLTQLSELVELSEDDIERFRRQLTRSRRPFSPVPLKEGLSEEEIARLAANRYFLDGAMVEASLMRHYPYGEVFAHSLGYVGRINIEERRVLNESLYSGTEYIGKAGVERFYESALLGQPGSQTVEINARGRVLQVLERTLPTPGADIQLYLDIELQQVAFEAFEGRRGAAVAIDVKTGGIIAMVSSPSFDANSFVRGFSTADYAVLRDSYDKPFLDRATRGQYAPASTIKPFLGLAGLQAGTTTWDATINDPGWFRLPNDDRLYYDWTWRTRRDGHGTRVGMVQAIEESSNTYFYDLAFRTQLEALHETLDAFGFGRNTAADVHNPARGLNPSRDWKRQRHGMPWFAGDTVNLGIGQGFLLTTPLQMSIATAVIAREGEWFVPRLLKDSSDPELLAALPEVQAHIELDDPSHWGRMASAMRRVVHGPRGTARRLAVGIDYEIAGKTGTAQVFSIEDFEEFDSEQTAERLRDHAWFMGYAPYNDPQIAVAVIVENGASGGGIAGPVARKIFDHYMAQPRDEVLAFEY